A section of the Pleuronectes platessa chromosome 7, fPlePla1.1, whole genome shotgun sequence genome encodes:
- the LOC128443906 gene encoding myosin heavy chain, fast skeletal muscle-like, whose amino-acid sequence MSTDAEMALYGKAAIYLRKPERERIEAQNAPFDAKTACYVADVKELYLKGTIVKKDGAKVTVKLLETQEEKVYKEDDVHPMNPPKYDKIEDMAMMTHLNEASVLYNLKERYAAWMIYTYSGLFCATVNPYKWLPVYDPEVVSAYRGKKRMEAPPHIFSVSDNAYQNMLTDRENQSVLITGESGAGKTVNTKRVIQYFATIAVAGGDKKSQGEKKYQGSLEDQIIAANPLLEAYGNAKTVRNDNSSRFGKFIRIHFGTTGKLASADIETYLLEKSRVTYQLLQERGYHIFYQMMTNHIPGIIEMALISTNPYDFPLISMGQITVASIDDKVELEATDNAIDILGFTAEEKMAIYKMTGAVLHHGNMKFKQKQREEQAEPDGTEDADKVAYLLGLNSADMLKGLCYPRVKVGNEFVTKGQTVPQANNSVTALAKSIYERMFLWMVIRINQMLDTKQQRNYYIGVLDIAGFEIFDFNTLEQLCINFTNEKLQQFFNHTMFVLEQEEYKKEGIIWEFIDFGMDLAACIELIERPMGIFSILEEECMFPKADDTSFKNKLYDQHLGKNKAFEKPKPAKGKAEAHFSLVHYAGTVDYNISGWLDKNKDPLNESVLQLYQKSSVKLLALLYPPVVEEATKKGGKKKGGSMQTVSSQFRENLGKLMTNLRSTHPHFVRCLIPNETKVPGLMENFLVIHQLRCNGVLEGIRICRKGFPSRIQYGDFKQRYKVLNASVIPEGQFIDNKKASEKLLGSIDVDHDQYRFGHTKVFFKAGLLGTLEEMRDEKLAALVTMTQALCRAYLMRKEFVKMTARREAVYTVQYNVRSFMNVKHWPWMKVYYKIKPLLKTAETEKELSQMKENYEKMTTDLATALAKKKELEEKMVSLLQEKNDLQLQVASEGDNLSDAEERCEGLIKSKIQLEAKLKETTERLEDEEEMNAELTAKKRKLEDECSELKKDIDDLELTLAKVEKEKHATENKVKNLTEEMASQDESIAKLTKEKKALQEAHQQTLDDLQAEEDKVNTLTKAKTKLEQQVDDLEGSLEQEKKLRMDLERAKRKLEGDLKLAQESIMDLENDKQQSDEKMKKKDFEISQLLSKIEDEQSMGSQLQKKIKELQARTEELEEEIEAERAARAKVEKQRADLSRELEEISERLEEAGGATAAQIEMNKKREAEFQKLRRDLEESTLQHEATASALRKKQADSVAELGEQIDNLQRVKQKLEKEKSEYKMEIDDLSSNMEAVAKAKGNLEKMCRTLEDQFSELKTKNDETVRQANDLGAQKARLLTENGEFGRQIEEKEALVSQLTRGKQAYTQQIEELKRQIEEEVKAKNALAHGLQSARHDCDLLREQFEEEQEAKAELQRGMSKANSEVAQWRTKYETDAIQRTEELEESKKKLAQRLQEAEEQIEAVNSKCASLEKTKQRLQSEVEDLMIDVERANGLAANLDKKQRNFDKVLADWKQKYEEGQSELEGALKEARSLGTELFKMKNSYEEALDQLETMKRENKNLQQEISDLTEQIGETGKSIHELEKSKKQVETEKSEIQTALEEAEGTLEHEESKILRVQLELNQIKGEVDRKLAEKDEEMEQIKRNSQRVTDSMQSTLDSEVRSRNDALRIKKKMEGDLNEMEIQLSHANRQSAESQKQLRNVQAQLKDAQLHLDDAVRAADDLKEQAAMVDRRNGLMVAEIEELRVALEQTERGRKVAEQELVDASERVGLLHSQNTSLLNTKKKLESDLVQVQSEVDDTVQEARNAEDKAKKAITDAAMMAEELKKEQDTSSHLERMKKNLEVAVKDLQHRLDEAENLAMKGGKKQLQKLESRVRELESEIDAEQRRGADAVKGVRKYERRVKELTYQTEEDKKNVSRLQDLVDKLQLKVKAYKRQSEEAEEQANVHLSKCRKVQHELEEAEERADIAESQVNKLRAKTRDSGKGKEAAE is encoded by the exons ATGAAGCCTCTGTCCTGTATAACCTCAAAGAGCGTTATGCAGCATGGATGATCTAC ACCTACTCTGGGTTGTTCTGTGCCACTGTTAACCCTTACAAATGGCTCCCAGTGTACGATCCTGAAGTTGTAAGTGCCTACAGAGGCAAGAAGCGTATGGAGGCTCCACCCCACATCTTCTCCGTCTCTGACAACGCTTATCAGAACATGCTCACTG ATAGGGAGAACCAGTCTGTCTTGATCAC TGGAGAATCTGGTGCTGGAAAGACTGTGAACACGAAACGTGTCATCCAGTACTTCGCCACAATCGCAGTGGCAGGAGGAGACAAAAAAAGTCAGGGCGAGAAAAAGTATCAG GGGTCACTGGAGGATCAGATTATTGCAGCCAATCCCCTGCTGGAGGCCTACGGTAATGCCAAAACTGTGAGGAATGACAACTCTTCTCGCTTT GGTAAATTCATCAGAATCCACTTCGGCACAACCGGCAAACTGGCCAGTGCTGACATTGAGACAT ATCTGCTGGAGAAGTCAAGAGTGACATACCAGCTTCTTCAAGAGAGAGGCTACCACATCTTCTACCAGATGATGACAAACCACATACCGGGCATTATTG aaatggCACTCATCTCAACCAACCCCTACGACTTCCCCTTGATCAGCATGGGTCAGATCACTGTGGCCAGCATTGATGACAAAGTTGAGCTGGAAGCCACTGAT AATGCTATTGATATCCTGGGCTTCACTGCTGAGGAGAAGATGGCCATCTACAAGATGACTGGTGCTGTGCTCCACCATGGTAACATGAagttcaagcaaaagcagcgtGAGGAGCAGGCTGAACCCGATGGCACAGAAG ATGCTGACAAGGTTGCTTACCTGTTGGGTCTGAACTCTGCTGACATGCTGAAGGGTCTGTGCTATCCCAGAGTGAAGGTCGGAAATGAGTTTGTCACCAAGGGACAGACTGTGCCTCAG GCGAACAACTCAGTGACTGCCCTGGCCAAGTCCATCTATGAGAGGATGTTCTTGTGGATGGTCATCCGTATCAACCAGATGTTGGACACTAAGCAGCAGAGGAATTACTATATTGGTGTCCTGGATATTGCCGGCTTTGAAATCTTTGAT TTCAACACCTTGGAGCAACTGTGCATCAACTTCACCAATGAGAAACTGCAACAGTTCTTCAACCACACCATGTTCGTCCTGGAGCAAGAGGAGTACAAGAAGGAGGGTATTATCTGGGAGTTCATTGACTTCGGTATGGACTTGGCCGCCTGCATTGAGCTGATTGAAAGG CCCATGGGCATCTTCTCCATCCTTGAAGAGGAGTGCATGTTCCCTAAGGCTGATGACACATCCTTCAAGAATAAGCTCTATGATCAGCATCTTGGCAAGAACAAAGCATTTGAGAAGCCAAAACCTGCAAAGGGCAAGGCTGAGGCCCACTTCTCCCTGGTGCACTATGCTGGTACAGTGGACTACAATATCAGTGGCTGGCTGGACAAGAACAAGGACCCACTGAATGAGTCTGTTCTGCAGCTGTACCAGAAGTCATCAGTGAAACTGCTGGCTCTCCTGTATCCCCCTGTTGTTGAGG AGGCTACAAAGAAGGGAGGCAAGAAGAAGGGAGGCTCTATGCAGACTGTGTCTTCACAGTTTAGG GAAAACTTGGGCAAGCTGATGACTAACTTGAGGAGCACCCATCCTCACTTTGTGCGTTGTCTGATTCCCAATGAGACAAAGGTTCCAG GTTTGATGGAGAACTTCCTGGTCATCCACCAGCTGAGGTGTAACGGTGTGCTGGAGGGTATCAGAATCTGCAGGAAAGGTTTCCCCAGCAGAATCCAGTATGGTGACTTCAAGCAGAG GTACAAGGTATTGAATGCCAGTGTCATTCCTGAGGGCCAGTTCATTGACAACAAGAAGGCTTCAGAAAAGCTGCTCGGATCGATTGATGTTGATCATGACCAGTACAGATTTGGACACACAAAG GTGTTCTTCAAAGCTGGTCTGCTGGGTACCCTtgaggagatgagagatgaaAAGCTTGCAGCTCTGGTCACAATGACTCAGGCTCTCTGCCGTGCTTACCTCATGAGAAAGGAGTTTGTGAAGATGACGGCGAGGAG GGAAGCAGTGTACACTGTCCAGTACAACGTGCGCTCATTCATGAATGTCAAACATTGGCCATGGATGAAGGTTTACTACAAGATCAAGCCTCTGCTGAAGACTGCTGAAACTGAGAAGGAGCTGTCTCAGATGAAGGAAAACTATGAAAAGATGACAACTGACTTGGCTACTGCCCTGGCCAAGAAGAAGGAGCTAGAGGAGAAGATGGTGTCTCTTCTGCAAGAGAAGAACGATCTGCAGCTCCAAGTGGCATCC GAAGGAGACAATCTGTCAGATGCTGAGGAAAGATGTGAGGGACTTATCAAGAGCAAGATTCAGCTGGAGGCCAAACTCAAAGAAACAACTGAGAGacttgaggatgaagaggaaatgaATGCTGAGCTTACTGCTAAAAAGAGAAAGCTGGAAGATGAATGTTCTGAGCTCAAGAAGGATATTGACGACCTGGAGCTTACATTGGCcaaggtggagaaagagaaacatgcCACTGAAAACAAG GTTAAGAACCTGACAGAGGAGATGGCCTCTCAAGATGAGAGCATTGCTAAGCTGACTAAGGAGAAGAAAGCCCTTCAGGAGGCTCATCAACAGACTCTTGATGACCTGCAGGCTGAGGAAGACAAAGTCAACACTCTGACCAAGGCCAAGACAAAGCTTGAGCAGCAAGTCGATGAT CTGGAGGGTTCTCTGGAACAAGAGAAGAAACTGCGTATGGACCTTGAGAGAGCCAAGAGGAAGCTCGAGGGTGATCTGAAACTGGCCCAGGAATCCATCATGGATCTTGAGAATGACAAGCAGCAGTCtgatgagaaaatgaaaaa GAAAGACTTTGAAATCAGCCAACTCCTGAGCAAGATTGAGGATGAGCAGTCTATGGGATCTCAGCTTCAGAAGAAGATCAAGGAGCTTCAG GCCCGTACTGAGGAACTGGAGGAGGAGATTGAGGCTGAGCGTGCTGCTCGTGCCAAGGTTGAGAAGCAGAGGGCTGACCTCTCCAGGGAACTTGAGGAGATCAGTGAGAGACTAGAGGAGGCTGGAGGTGCCACTGCTGCTCAGATTGAGATGAACAAGAAGCGGGAAGCTGAGTTCCAGAAGCTCCGTCGTGACCTTGAGGAGTCCACTCTGCAGCATGAAGCCACTGCTTCCGCTCTTCGCAAGAAGCAGGCTGACAGCGTTGCTGAGCTGGGAGAGCAGATCGATAACCTCCAGCGTGTCAAGCAGAAGcttgaaaaggaaaagagtGAATACAAAATGGAGATTGATGACCTCTCCAGCAACATGGAGGCTGTTGCCAAAGCAAag GGAAATCTGGAAAAGATGTGCCGTACTCTTGAGGACCAATTTAGTGAACTGAAGACCAAGAATGATGAAACTGTTCGTCAAGCGAATGACTTGGGTGCACAGAAAGCCCGTCTCCTGACAGAAAATG GTGAGTTCGGCCGTCAAATTGAAGAGAAAGAGGCTCTTGTCTCCCAGCTGACCAGAGGCAAACAGGCCTACACTCAACAGATTGAAGAGCTGAAGAGACAGATTGAAGAGGAGGTTAAG GCCAAGAACGCTCTTGCCCATGGACTGCAATCAGCCCGCCATGACTGTGACCTGCTGAGGGAACAgtttgaggaggagcaggaggccaaGGCTGAGCTGCAGCGTGGAATGTCCAAGGCCAACAGTGAGGTGGCTCAGTGGAGAACTAAGTATGAAACTGACGCTATTCAGCGCACTGAGGAGCTTGAGGAGTCCAA GAAAAAGCTGGCTCAgcgtctgcaggaggctgaggagcagaTTGAGGCTGTGAACTCCAAGTGTGCTTCTCTGGAGAAAACCAAACAGAGGCTTCAGAGTGAGGTGGAGGACCTCATGATTGATGTGGAGAGGGCTAATGGACTGGCTGCTAACCTggacaagaagcagaggaacttCGACAAG GTGTTGGCAGACTGGAAGCAGAAGTATGAGGAGGGTCAGTCAGAGCTTGAAGGAGCTCTGAAGGAGGCTCGTTCTCTCGGCACTGAGCTGTTCAAGATGAAGAACTCTTATGAGGAAGCTCTGGATCAGCTGGAGACCATGAAGCGTGAAAACAAGAACCTGCAAC AGGAGATCTCTGATCTGACTGAACAGATTGGTGAGACTGGCAAGAGCATCCATGAGCTGGAGAAGTCCAAGAagcaggtggagacagagaaaTCTGAGATCCAGACAGCTCTTGAGGAGGCTGAG GGAACTCTGGAACATGAAGAGTCTAAGATCCTGCGTGTCCAGCTGGAGCTCAACCAGATCAAGGGTGAGGTGGACAGGAAGCTGGCAGAAAAAGATGAGGAGATGGAGCAGATCAAGAGAAACAGCCAGCGGGTGACTGACTCTATGCAGAGCACTCTGGATTCTGAGGTCAGGAGCAGGAACGATGCCCTGAGAatcaagaagaagatggagggagaccTGAATGAGATGGAGATTCAGCTCAGCCATGCCAATCGCCAGTCGGCTGAGTCCCAGAAGCAGCTGAGGAATGTGCAGGCACAGCTGAAG GATGCTCAACTCCACCTTGATGATGCTGTTAGAGCCGCGGACGACCTTAAGGAACAAGCTGCTATGGTGGATCGCAGGAACGGTCTGATGGTGGCTGAAATTGAGGAACTTAGAGTGGCTCtggaacagacagagagaggtcgCAAAGTCGCTGAACAGGAGCTTGTGGATGCCAGTGAGCGTGTTGGACTTCTGCACTCTCAG AACACAAGCCTTCTGAACACCAAGAAGAAGCTTGAGTCTGACCTGGTTCAGGTCCAGAGTGAAGTTGATGACACTGTTCAGGAAGCAAGGAATGCAGAGGATAAGGCTAAGAAAGCCATCACTGAT GCTGCGATGATggctgaggagctgaagaaggagCAGGATACTAGCTCTCACCTGGAAAGGATGAAGAAGAACCTGGAGGTTGCTGTTAAGGACCTGCAGCACCGCCTGGATGAGGCTGAGAACCTGGCCATGAAGGGTGGCAAGAAGCAGCTCCAGAAACTGGAGTCTAGG GTGCGCGAGCTTGAGTCAGAGATTGACGCTGAGCAGAGACGTGGAGCAGATGCTGTTAAGGGTGTCCGCAAGTACgagaggagagtgaaggagCTCACCTACCAG ACTGAGGAAGACAAGAAAAACGTTTCCAGGCTGCAGGATCTGGTTGACAAGTTGCAGCTCAAGGTGAAGGCCTACAAGAGGCAGTCTGAGGAAGCG GAGGAGCAGGCCAATGTCCATCTGTCCAAGTGCAGGAAGGTCCAgcatgagctggaggaggctgaggagcgtGCTGACATTGCAGAGTCCCAGGTCAACAAACTGAGAGCCAAGACCCGTGACTCCGGAAAG GGAAAAGAAGCCGCTGAATAA